The DNA window CATCTGGTCTCGAATGGCGGTTCTGAGTTTCTTGAGGTGGGCCGGATAGCGGCCGGAGGAAAGGTAGGCGGCCAGGGCCATCTGGAACGGAGAAGCGGTGCAGACGCTGGTGGTGGCCTTGATCTCCCGGGCCTTGTCGGCCAGACGGCCCGGCATGAGCCAGCCCAGGCGGCAGCCCGGGGCCACGGTCTTGGAAAAGGATGAGCAGAGCATGACCCGGCCGTCGCGGTCCATGGCCTTGCAGGCCGTCGGCCGTTCGGAGTTGAAATAGAGATCCCCGGAAACGTCGTCTTCGATGAGGGGAATTCCATGGCGGGCGACGGTCCGGACGATCTCGGCCTTGGCCTCGTCGTCGGCCAGGCATCCGTCGGGGTTGTTGAAGGTCGGGGAGAGGATGCAGGCCCGAACATCAAAGGTCCGGATGGCCTTGTCGACCTCGGCCGGATCCACGCCCCGGCCGGGGTGGCCCGGAACTTCGATGGCTCGAAGACCCAGGGTCTCGACGAGCTGCAGGAAACAGAAATAGGTCGGGGATTGGATCAGAACCGTGTCCCCGGGCCGGGTCACGCAGCGAAGGGCGATGTAGAGAGCCTCCATGGCCCCGGCCGTGACCACGATCTCCTCGGGCCGGACGGCGATGCCGGCGTCGAAGGACAGACGGCAGATCTGGCGGCGCAGTTCGAGAAGGCCGTCTACCGGTGCGTATTCAAGGGCCTCGGGCCTATCCATGGCCTCGCGGAGGTAGGACCGGAGCAGGCGGCGGGGGAGAAGCTCTGGCGAAGGCGAAATGATGCCCAGGGGGACGAGGTCGCGGTCGCCGAGGACTTCCAGGACGGTCTGGATGAGCTGGACCCGATTGACTGTCTTGGGCCGCAGTTCGGTTTCGGCCACGGCCTCGGTCCGGGGCAGGAGTTTTTGAACAGGGGCAACGTAGAACCCGGACCTGGGCCGGGACTGGATGACCCCCTTGCCTTCAAGCTCGACATAGGCTTGGCCAACGGTGGACAGGCTGGCCTTCATGGTCCGGCTCATGGCCCGCAGGGAGGGCAGCTTTTCGCCAGGAGCCAGGGCCTTGTCCCGGATGAGTTCGACGATGCGGGACTCGATCTCCCGGTATCGGAATTGGGTCATGGCAATCTGTTCTGGTTGAAATTCATCTTTTCTGTATCTGTTTTGATGACAGATATCCGGTATGATTCCGGACATCAAGCATTTGAACGTCTGGAGGAGCAATGGAAGAAATCGAGACGGAATGGTCGAGACCGCTGCCGGGCTGGCCCTTGAACGCCCTGCGGATGGTCGCGCCGGTGGTCATGGGCTACATCCCGGTCGGGTTCGCCTACGGGGTGCTGGCCAGACAGAGCGGTATCAGCGAGTTCAACACCCTGATCATGTCGGTCCTGGTCTTTGCCGGATCGGCCCAACTCATCGCCGTCAGCCTGATCGGGGCCGGGGCCGGGC is part of the Deltaproteobacteria bacterium genome and encodes:
- a CDS encoding PLP-dependent aminotransferase family protein, with product MAMTQFRYREIESRIVELIRDKALAPGEKLPSLRAMSRTMKASLSTVGQAYVELEGKGVIQSRPRSGFYVAPVQKLLPRTEAVAETELRPKTVNRVQLIQTVLEVLGDRDLVPLGIISPSPELLPRRLLRSYLREAMDRPEALEYAPVDGLLELRRQICRLSFDAGIAVRPEEIVVTAGAMEALYIALRCVTRPGDTVLIQSPTYFCFLQLVETLGLRAIEVPGHPGRGVDPAEVDKAIRTFDVRACILSPTFNNPDGCLADDEAKAEIVRTVARHGIPLIEDDVSGDLYFNSERPTACKAMDRDGRVMLCSSFSKTVAPGCRLGWLMPGRLADKAREIKATTSVCTASPFQMALAAYLSSGRYPAHLKKLRTAIRDQMAHMQTHLGRSFPAGTRASRPRGGAVLWVELPADVDGVEFFFQARENGISIAPGCIFSTRENYRNYLRLSCSGVWDDRIRDGIETLGTLAGNMPSPRPPRG